A single Brassica rapa cultivar Chiifu-401-42 chromosome A04, CAAS_Brap_v3.01, whole genome shotgun sequence DNA region contains:
- the CHL-CPN10 gene encoding 20 kDa chaperonin, chloroplastic-like has product MASSTFVSLPKPFFAFPVKTSSPPLANHKLLGSRRGCLSVKAISTKWEPTKVVPQADRVLVRLEELAQTTSGGVLLPKAAVKFERYLTGEVVSVGSEVGQQVGPGKKVLFSDVSAYEVDLGTGARHCFCKESDLLALVE; this is encoded by the exons ATGGCTTCTTCAACTTTCGTCTCTCTGCCAAAACCCTTCTTTGCTTTTCCGGTTAAAACCAGTTCCCCTCCCCTAGCTAACCATAAGCTTCTCG GAAGTCGAAGAGGCTGTCTGAGTGTCAAAGCGATTTCCACTAAATGGGAACCGACAAAG GTTGTTCCTCAAGCAGACAGGGTTCTTGTTCGccttgaagagcttgcacag ACAACCTCAGGTGGAGTGTTGTTGCCTAAAGCAGCTGTTAAGTTTGAGAGATACTTAACCGGAGAGGTTGTCTCTGTTGGTTCTGAGGTTGGACAACAAGTTGGCCCTGGCAAGAAG GTTCTGTTCTCTGACGTGAGCGCTTATGag GTTGATTTGGGGACGGGTGCTAGGCATTGCTTTTGTAAAGAGAGCGACTTGTTGGCCCTCGTGGAGTGA